The following proteins come from a genomic window of Shewanella halifaxensis HAW-EB4:
- a CDS encoding ATP-dependent DNA helicase, whose amino-acid sequence MTSKLTQQVAAAFSNDGVLAQSIKGYSCRDVQVTMAKAVTESISSCNNLVVEAGTGVGKTFAYLIPALLSGKQVIVSTGSKNLQEQLFYKDLPALLSMLELTPKVALLKGRNNYLCQHLMAKELSGASSMDPQVLDDLLRINQWAGQTTDGDIGGLTSVTESSQALPLIVSAKETCIGQRCDHYDDCFTRKARNRAMDARVIVVNHHLFLADRILKETGFAELLPDSDVVIFDEAHLLPDIAVTYFGQQCSTRQLSDLFDKLIEIYRLELRDAKQIELLSARCAAMLNEWHQMLFNIGDTDWRRLLANKALSVLSWGLLKEIKVLQQLLLGHVGRSDNLDDEIEKLQVLANKLELFFLCENNQAAYSIDYGHRYLVLRIAPIDVAKECRKLFESNLAWIFTSATLQINRDLSLFTRQLGLGKCQEILLESPFDYQNNALFCVPRHLASVNNHHVALNQFVDVCVKAINAAKGRTFILFTSHRMLNLVAPALQRRVSYPLLVQGQANKQSLLKKYRQLGNAVLLGTGAFWEGVDVRGRLLSCVIIDKLPFVSPDDNLFRARSESIEREGKDAFSEISLPQAVITLNQGVGRLIRDEKDKGVLILCDNRIVNKPYGQAFLNSLPPMSRTRDLDKATDFLAKIK is encoded by the coding sequence TTGACCAGTAAACTAACACAGCAAGTCGCGGCTGCATTTTCAAACGATGGTGTATTGGCACAGTCAATTAAAGGTTATAGCTGCCGTGATGTGCAGGTCACTATGGCCAAAGCGGTGACTGAATCTATCAGTAGTTGCAATAACTTGGTGGTAGAGGCCGGGACTGGTGTGGGCAAGACCTTTGCTTATCTTATTCCAGCTTTATTGAGTGGCAAGCAGGTGATTGTTAGTACAGGCAGTAAGAACTTACAAGAGCAGCTATTTTACAAAGATCTCCCTGCATTATTATCCATGCTTGAGCTCACTCCTAAGGTTGCGCTACTCAAGGGCCGTAATAACTATCTGTGCCAACATCTAATGGCAAAAGAGCTATCGGGTGCCAGCTCGATGGATCCTCAAGTGTTAGATGACTTACTGCGCATAAACCAATGGGCAGGGCAGACCACTGACGGTGATATTGGTGGATTAACCTCGGTTACGGAGAGTTCTCAGGCTTTACCTCTGATAGTCAGCGCCAAAGAAACCTGCATTGGTCAACGCTGTGATCACTATGATGACTGTTTCACCCGTAAAGCCCGTAATCGAGCGATGGATGCACGCGTCATTGTGGTTAATCACCACCTTTTTTTAGCCGATCGAATTTTAAAAGAGACCGGCTTTGCCGAGTTACTACCTGATTCTGATGTGGTTATTTTTGATGAAGCGCATCTATTGCCTGATATCGCCGTCACTTATTTTGGCCAGCAGTGCTCTACACGGCAACTCTCTGATTTATTTGATAAGTTGATTGAGATTTATCGGCTCGAACTTAGAGATGCTAAACAGATAGAGCTGTTAAGTGCCCGATGCGCTGCAATGTTAAATGAGTGGCATCAAATGCTATTTAATATTGGTGATACTGACTGGCGCCGTTTATTGGCCAACAAAGCGTTATCAGTACTTTCATGGGGCCTGCTCAAAGAGATTAAAGTATTACAACAGTTATTATTAGGCCATGTTGGTCGTAGCGATAATTTAGATGATGAGATAGAAAAATTGCAGGTGCTCGCTAATAAATTAGAGCTATTTTTCTTATGTGAGAACAATCAAGCTGCTTATAGTATCGACTACGGCCACCGCTATTTGGTGCTGCGCATTGCGCCAATCGATGTTGCAAAAGAGTGCCGTAAATTGTTTGAGTCTAACCTTGCTTGGATATTTACCTCGGCAACGTTACAAATTAATCGCGACTTAAGCCTATTCACTCGTCAGCTTGGCCTAGGCAAGTGCCAAGAAATATTGCTAGAAAGCCCTTTTGACTACCAGAACAATGCGCTTTTTTGCGTGCCAAGACATCTAGCGAGTGTCAATAATCATCATGTGGCATTAAACCAGTTTGTCGATGTTTGCGTTAAAGCCATTAATGCCGCTAAAGGTCGAACCTTTATATTATTCACTAGCCATAGAATGTTGAATTTGGTGGCGCCAGCACTTCAACGCCGAGTCTCTTACCCGCTACTTGTGCAAGGGCAGGCTAATAAACAGAGCTTATTAAAAAAGTACCGCCAACTTGGTAATGCTGTGCTACTAGGAACGGGGGCCTTTTGGGAGGGAGTAGATGTTCGTGGGCGTTTATTAAGCTGTGTGATTATCGATAAACTGCCTTTTGTCTCGCCCGATGACAATCTGTTTCGTGCTCGCAGCGAAAGCATTGAGCGTGAGGGCAAAGATGCATTTAGCGAGATCTCACTGCCGCAAGCGGTGATCACTCTAAATCAGGGCGTAGGGCGTTTGATCCGAGATGAAAAAGATAAAGGCGTACTCATTTTATGCGACAACCGTATCGTCAATAAGCCCTACGGACAGGCATTTTTAAATTCATTACCGCCAATGTCTCGTACTCGTGATTTAGACAAGGCGACAGACTTCTTAGCAAAGATTAAGTAG
- the tsaB gene encoding tRNA (adenosine(37)-N6)-threonylcarbamoyltransferase complex dimerization subunit type 1 TsaB, producing the protein MTDKSNETMQLSILALDTCTESCSAAVSHQGATYSEQADAPREHSQRLLPMVKSVLSEANLALQDVDVIAYGRGPGSFTGIRICTSITQGLALGQELPVIGISTLAAMAQSAIEEGACQVLAAIDARMGEVYWGQYIAVDGLATLVNEEVVSAPEAIVLSLDLTLPVVACGTGFDAYPQILEQAPNMSICEKAKFPEAKYMLALARDGVSKGHSTTVDELTPVYLRDTVTWQKLPGRE; encoded by the coding sequence ATGACAGATAAATCTAATGAAACGATGCAGTTGAGCATTTTAGCGCTCGATACCTGTACTGAGTCGTGTTCAGCAGCGGTTAGCCATCAAGGTGCAACGTACAGCGAACAAGCAGATGCACCGCGTGAACATAGTCAACGTTTGTTACCTATGGTTAAGTCGGTTTTGTCTGAAGCGAACTTAGCACTGCAAGATGTCGACGTGATTGCTTATGGCAGAGGCCCTGGCAGTTTTACTGGCATTCGTATTTGTACCAGTATTACTCAAGGTTTGGCGCTTGGCCAAGAGTTGCCAGTTATTGGTATTTCAACATTAGCGGCTATGGCTCAATCGGCAATTGAAGAAGGAGCCTGCCAAGTTCTAGCTGCTATTGATGCACGAATGGGAGAAGTTTACTGGGGCCAATACATTGCAGTCGATGGCTTAGCGACGTTAGTGAACGAAGAAGTCGTCAGTGCACCTGAGGCTATAGTGCTAAGCTTAGATTTAACTTTGCCTGTTGTTGCTTGTGGTACTGGCTTTGATGCTTACCCACAAATACTCGAACAGGCACCGAATATGAGTATTTGTGAAAAAGCCAAGTTCCCTGAAGCTAAATATATGCTAGCGCTTGCTCGTGATGGTGTCAGTAAGGGGCACAGTACTACAGTTGATGAGTTAACTCCGGTTTATCTTCGTGATACAGT